The Candidatus Nanosynbacter lyticus genome window below encodes:
- a CDS encoding LssY C-terminal domain-containing protein — MATKKSSFSLRRPFWSLSGLLDQIFFLLAGAASFWLAWLVWREGWHSGGWWMVGLFVVVWLITAYLALPRLHRILSSLYVPNYFIGRTRTADGLLGDPVNLALRGSEAQVHQAMTAAGWTLAEEITVRSSWRMMVAILTRRSYPQAPVSSLFLFGRRQDFAYQQEVDGNPGKRHHVRFWRCPQGWLLPGGHQVDWLAAGTYDKSVGLSLFTLQITHKVDENTDIERDYIVQSALKARASIEVTTLKDFSTGYHSRNGGGDTIQTDGDLPVLEVERVRANKSLIEERDEVILDATSHEVMPVAHDTLIQQFWSRRPPQIAFGVVAMFAALAVSIINTVVELLAIDQFHSQTVAELMVDGQVNDAAVIANWLIGSSIVLGAVWVITTIVLVSRTFSGSNRLRLVLMMISGLAVIANSFTLTIGKITWSTASTLLFIGLNIVAVLMFSSDAARRFTRARSQARRAARSH; from the coding sequence ATGGCGACGAAGAAGTCGTCGTTTTCGCTCAGGCGACCATTTTGGTCGCTGTCAGGGTTGCTTGACCAGATCTTTTTCTTATTAGCCGGTGCGGCGTCGTTCTGGCTGGCGTGGCTGGTGTGGCGTGAGGGCTGGCATTCGGGTGGCTGGTGGATGGTTGGGCTGTTTGTGGTAGTGTGGCTGATTACGGCTTACTTGGCACTGCCGCGGCTGCATCGTATCCTGAGCAGCTTGTATGTGCCGAATTATTTCATCGGGCGAACGCGGACGGCGGACGGGCTGCTCGGTGATCCTGTCAATCTGGCTTTGCGCGGCTCGGAGGCGCAGGTCCATCAAGCGATGACCGCGGCTGGCTGGACGTTAGCGGAGGAAATAACCGTGCGTTCATCGTGGCGGATGATGGTGGCAATATTGACGCGGCGTAGTTATCCGCAAGCGCCGGTTTCGTCACTATTTCTATTTGGGCGGCGGCAAGATTTTGCCTACCAGCAGGAGGTTGACGGTAATCCCGGCAAGCGCCATCACGTGCGTTTCTGGCGTTGCCCACAGGGCTGGCTGCTGCCGGGCGGTCATCAGGTGGATTGGCTGGCGGCGGGAACATACGACAAGAGTGTCGGTCTTAGCTTGTTTACCCTACAAATCACCCATAAGGTTGATGAGAATACTGACATCGAGCGGGACTATATTGTCCAGTCGGCGCTCAAGGCACGCGCTTCAATCGAGGTGACTACCTTGAAAGATTTTTCCACCGGGTATCATTCGCGCAACGGCGGCGGCGATACCATTCAGACCGATGGCGATCTGCCGGTACTTGAGGTCGAGCGAGTGCGCGCCAACAAGTCCTTGATAGAGGAGCGCGACGAGGTGATTCTCGATGCTACTTCGCACGAGGTGATGCCAGTGGCGCACGATACATTGATACAACAATTTTGGAGTCGGCGGCCGCCACAGATCGCGTTTGGCGTGGTGGCGATGTTTGCGGCGCTGGCGGTCAGTATCATCAATACCGTTGTTGAATTACTTGCGATTGACCAATTTCATAGCCAGACGGTGGCTGAACTGATGGTGGACGGTCAGGTGAATGACGCGGCGGTGATTGCTAATTGGCTGATTGGTTCGTCAATTGTCCTCGGCGCAGTGTGGGTGATCACGACTATCGTGCTGGTGAGTCGGACATTTAGCGGTAGCAATCGATTGCGGCTGGTATTGATGATGATATCCGGGCTGGCAGTTATCGCTAATTCATTCACCTTGACCATCGGCAAGATAACCTGGTCGACAGCCAGTACGCTGCTGTTCATCGGACTGAATATTGTAGCGGTGCTAATGTTTTCGTCAGACGCCGCCCGGCGATTTACGCGGGCGCGTAGCCAGGCCAGGCGCGCGGCAAGGTCGCATTAG
- a CDS encoding guanylate kinase: protein MSDLERVIREYQPTEAAVALVRDTKIALLTGISGAGKDTIKRRLLRSPSFRDIVSHTTREPRANNGQPERDGIDYHFIDQATALTMLERHQFIEAKFVHGKVYGTSTAELQLAHDHQQTAITDIDVQGVAEYEQLAPGCIAIFIVPPDYPTWLERLKQRYVTEAEFQAAWPKRRQSAIAELSHALEVPYYHVIINDDLTRAVRVCGEIIERGDVFNRRDDEARLIARDLLDYLMGEDTV from the coding sequence ATGTCAGATCTTGAACGTGTCATCAGGGAGTACCAGCCGACCGAAGCGGCCGTAGCGCTGGTGCGAGATACTAAAATTGCACTGCTAACCGGTATTTCCGGCGCGGGCAAGGATACGATTAAAAGGCGGTTATTGCGATCGCCGTCATTTCGTGATATCGTGTCGCACACCACGCGGGAGCCGCGGGCAAATAACGGTCAGCCAGAGCGCGACGGCATCGATTATCATTTTATTGATCAAGCAACCGCACTGACCATGCTCGAACGCCATCAGTTTATTGAGGCCAAGTTCGTTCACGGCAAGGTGTATGGCACCTCGACAGCCGAGCTGCAATTGGCGCACGATCATCAGCAAACGGCGATCACTGATATTGACGTACAGGGCGTGGCTGAGTATGAGCAATTGGCGCCGGGCTGTATCGCTATCTTTATCGTACCGCCGGATTATCCGACATGGCTGGAGCGATTGAAGCAGCGGTACGTAACGGAAGCAGAGTTTCAAGCGGCCTGGCCGAAACGCCGCCAGTCGGCCATCGCTGAGCTCAGTCATGCGCTGGAAGTGCCGTATTACCACGTGATTATCAATGATGATTTGACCCGAGCAGTGCGGGTTTGCGGCGAGATTATTGAGCGCGGTGACGTGTTTAATCGGCGTGATGACGAGGCGCGGTTGATAGCGCGGGATCTCCTTGATTATTTGATGGGTGAGGACACGGTCTAG
- a CDS encoding 5' nucleotidase, NT5C type, which produces MNENKKPIIYLDMDGVLVDFTSALTKVPSEMLEKFAGEYDNIPGVFALMDPMPGALEAVDKLKEKYDLYILSSSPWENPTALGDKLAWVKKYFGGDGQENIFFRKVIFSSVKQLSRGDILIDDRTARGAAEFVGRHIHFGTPQFPDWQSVLDELL; this is translated from the coding sequence ATGAACGAAAATAAGAAACCAATTATCTATCTCGATATGGACGGCGTGCTGGTGGACTTTACATCGGCCTTGACGAAGGTTCCGTCTGAGATGCTTGAGAAATTTGCGGGTGAATATGACAATATTCCGGGTGTTTTTGCATTGATGGATCCGATGCCAGGCGCCCTCGAGGCGGTTGATAAGCTGAAGGAAAAGTATGATCTATACATCCTCTCGTCATCGCCATGGGAAAATCCGACGGCGTTGGGTGATAAACTAGCGTGGGTGAAGAAGTATTTTGGCGGTGATGGTCAGGAAAATATTTTCTTTCGCAAAGTTATCTTTTCGTCAGTCAAACAGCTGAGCCGCGGTGATATCTTGATCGATGATCGGACGGCCAGGGGTGCCGCTGAGTTTGTTGGCCGGCACATCCATTTCGGTACTCCGCAGTTTCCGGACTGGCAATCGGTGCTGGATGAGTTGCTCTAG
- a CDS encoding ParB N-terminal domain-containing protein, giving the protein MLISNISVEEVKISGLRPTQYYAIGSGVENQWWLRRVTLEAGEDTLRMEKGGIIIDEKKGGGVMLPPIVEEYEHEGLLLVDGMHRTTLASCLGMKTILAVVVRDINPKFAVLQRQLPNEWSEVVMFPTLEALKRARQNGFVHRRKGYAPKKKNIAYRDFSSFTGRGKDERK; this is encoded by the coding sequence ATGCTGATAAGCAATATTTCAGTTGAGGAAGTTAAAATTAGTGGTCTCAGACCAACCCAATATTACGCAATCGGATCGGGGGTAGAGAATCAATGGTGGTTGCGTAGAGTAACTCTTGAAGCCGGTGAAGACACACTGCGGATGGAGAAAGGGGGAATCATCATAGATGAGAAAAAAGGGGGTGGAGTGATGCTTCCGCCTATCGTTGAAGAATATGAGCATGAGGGCCTACTGCTTGTTGATGGGATGCATCGGACAACATTGGCGAGCTGTTTAGGCATGAAGACCATCCTGGCTGTAGTAGTGAGAGACATTAATCCTAAATTTGCCGTTCTACAGCGTCAATTGCCAAACGAATGGAGCGAAGTGGTCATGTTTCCAACACTTGAAGCTTTAAAGCGTGCTCGCCAGAATGGTTTTGTTCATCGCAGAAAAGGCTATGCACCGAAGAAGAAAAATATAGCATATCGTGATTTTTCATCTTTCACTGGCAGAGGTAAAGATGAACGAAAATAA
- a CDS encoding elongation factor 4 family protein: protein MTEKITVQPLPGYKEVKPFVYAGFFPVSNEDYNDLKEAIEKLSLSDSALQFEPENSPVLGYGVRIGFLGLLHMDIIRERLEREYNLDLIVTNPSTDYQVSLTNGEELDIKSASELPDPAQIKEIREPWIDGEIVVPQDYIGAVIQLIVAKRGRQKNLSYIDERALISFTAPLANLLTDFYDQLKSVTSGYGSFNYELAGYQPEDLVRVDFYVAGEMVDALSVMCHRSEAPGLGREIVKKLKDVVPRQSFEVALQAAIGGRFIARENIGAYRKDVTGYLYGGDVSRKKKLLAKQARGKKRMKRFGKVDIPSEAFTIMLRRE from the coding sequence ATGACTGAAAAAATTACCGTCCAACCGTTGCCTGGCTACAAAGAAGTCAAGCCCTTCGTCTACGCGGGCTTCTTTCCGGTGAGCAATGAAGATTATAATGACCTGAAAGAGGCTATTGAAAAACTAAGTCTCAGCGATTCGGCACTGCAGTTTGAGCCGGAAAATTCGCCAGTGCTAGGCTATGGTGTGCGGATTGGTTTTTTGGGATTGCTTCATATGGACATTATTCGCGAGCGGCTGGAGCGTGAGTATAATCTGGATCTCATCGTCACCAATCCGAGTACGGATTATCAAGTTAGCCTGACTAATGGCGAGGAGCTGGATATCAAATCAGCTAGTGAACTACCCGACCCAGCGCAGATCAAAGAAATTCGCGAGCCGTGGATTGACGGCGAAATTGTGGTGCCGCAGGATTACATTGGTGCAGTGATTCAGCTGATTGTCGCCAAGCGCGGCCGGCAGAAAAATCTCAGCTATATCGATGAGCGGGCGCTGATTTCTTTTACGGCGCCGCTGGCAAATCTGCTGACGGATTTTTATGATCAATTGAAGTCGGTAACTAGCGGCTACGGTTCGTTTAATTATGAGCTGGCGGGCTACCAGCCGGAAGACCTGGTGCGGGTGGATTTTTATGTAGCGGGTGAGATGGTTGATGCGCTGAGCGTGATGTGCCATCGTTCGGAGGCGCCAGGCTTGGGCCGTGAGATCGTCAAAAAACTCAAAGACGTGGTACCGCGCCAGAGCTTTGAGGTGGCACTGCAGGCGGCAATTGGTGGCAGGTTCATTGCCCGCGAAAACATCGGCGCCTACCGCAAAGACGTCACCGGCTATTTGTATGGCGGTGATGTCAGCCGCAAAAAGAAGCTCCTCGCCAAACAGGCTCGCGGCAAAAAACGCATGAAGCGCTTTGGCAAGGTTGATATTCCGAGTGAGGCGTTTACAATAATGTTGAGGAGAGAATAG